From one Helicoverpa zea isolate HzStark_Cry1AcR chromosome 10, ilHelZeax1.1, whole genome shotgun sequence genomic stretch:
- the LOC124633893 gene encoding uncharacterized protein LOC124633893 yields MSLVKLLKAPIKLFKKEVITFVIIRRYDLGILEENLRYISVKPSASISVLRTKVWHLLDLPDFCEEIIVLKSSNDVVIPLVDLRKGNDPQYPYILEVWLPNNRLSSTTMHNMLTIGNGDDQSHYGNQMQSTNNTIYEDRRDVEEKCVCACFSQTTVSNDTMALNKHRIPEPKMATRNFLADFNKKSEMSCRISSTSIFKLSARKSRDNFTNILLKIQSDLSTLSNKLSVLENKLPS; encoded by the exons atgtCACTAGTTAAGCTCTTAAAAGCACCGATTAAACTTTTTAAGAAGGAAGTCATTACATTTGTCATCATTCGGAGGTACGACTTGGGAA TTCTCGAAGAAAATCTCCGATACATATCTGTGAAACCCTCTGCATCAATATCTGTGCTGCGCACAAAAGTGTGGCATTTGCTAGACTTGCCGGATTTTTGTGAAGAAATCATCGTGCTCAAGTCCAGCAACGATGTCGTGATTCCTCTTGTTGATCTGCGAAAGGGCAATGACCCCCAGTACCCGTATATCCTCGAAGTTTGGTTGCCGAATAATCGACTAT CCTCGACCACGATGCATAATATGCTGACCATTGGCAATGGGGACGACCAGTCACACTATGGAAATCAAATGCAGTCTACGAACAATACAATATACGAAGACCGTCGTGATGTTGAGGAAAAATGTGTCTGTGCATGTTTTT CTCAAACCACAGTCTCGAATGATACAATGGCATTGAACAAACATCGAATTCCTGAGCCCAAAATGGCAACACGCAACTTCCTAGCTGACTTCAATAAAAAGTCGGAAATGTCTTGTCGTATCTCTAGCACTTCTATATTCAAACTCAGTGCAAGGAAGAGCCGAGACAACTTCACTAATATTCTGCTAAAAATACAAAGCGATTTATCCACATTGAGCAATAAATTGTCAGTCTTAGAAAACAAGTTGCCGTCCTGA
- the LOC124634070 gene encoding ubiquinone biosynthesis O-methyltransferase, mitochondrial encodes MWSQKLTRSILDKTKNTVFKVPRWKPIVSSRCLQTEGRTTQSQSTVDAADVEFFSKQMNEWWDPYGKMRLLHSMNLLRVPFVRDGLVNTAQKELYPLKDKKILDVGCGGGILSEGLARLGAFVTGIDASEDLIRVADEHKNVDPKIAYNKPVYLHTTVEDHAKKVSNLYDGVVASEVIEHVQNQELFVKSCVHTLKPGGRIFFTTPNRTRMSQFAVIFLGENVLKYIPQGAHQFEKFITPTELTFLLERNNCHVELTYGVTFNPVTGKWDFSEFQQLMYAIQAVKLS; translated from the exons TTTAGATAAAACTAA AAATACAGTATTCAAAGTACCTAGATGGAAACCCATAGTATCGTCACGATGTCTCCAAACCGAAGGTCGTACTACACAATCCCAGTCAACTGTTGATGCCGCTGATGTCGAGttcttttcaaaacaaatgaatgagtGGTGGGATCCGTACGGAAAAATGCGTCTACTACATAGTATGAATTTATTGAG AGTTCCTTTTGTCCGAGATGGCCTCGTAAATACTGCACAAAAAGAATTGTACCCTCTCAAAGATAAAAAGATATTGGATGTTGGCTGCGGAGGAGGTATATTATCAGAG gGATTAGCAAGGCTGGGCGCTTTCGTTACGGGGATTGATGCAAGCGAGGATCTCATCCGAGTGGCAGACGAACATAAAAATGTTGACCCAAAAATAGCATATAATAAACCTGTTTACCTGCATACTACTGTAGAG GACCATGCGAAGAAAGTTTCCAACCTCTACGATGGAGTAGTAGCATCTGAAGTTATAGAACATGTGCAGAACCAAGAATTGTTCGTCAAATCCTGTGTCCACACTTTAAAGCCAGGAGGGAGGATTTTCTTCACGACACCAAATAGAACGAGAATGTCACAGTTTGCTGTTATATTCCTCGGCGAAAATGTACTCAAATATATACCTCAAGGAGCTCATCAGTTCGAGAAGTTTATCACGCCTACTGAACTCACTTTCCTTTTAGAAAGAA ATAATTGCCATGTGGAACTAACTTACGGCGTAACTTTTAACCCAGTTACTGGTAAATGGGACTTTTCGGAATTCCAACAATTAATGTATGCTATTCAGGCTGTGAAATTAAGTTAA